The genomic stretch tagatggTTTACTCTGCCTCAACAATATTGCTAGTTTTCCAATATAGTTGAACTGCTGATCTTCCAATGACAGAAAACAAAGTAATTTTAGTTGGAAAATGGTTAAGATTTTATTGTCTAAACAAATATCATAACTATTATTGCTCCAGTTGTACAGTTGTAGTACAGGTAATTGTCCGGACAGGATTGCTTTGTAGATAATTTTTGGAACTTATTCATTTGTCCTGTCAACCTCCTGATTGCTACTCAGTTGCAATATATGTTGAGAAAAAATTAGAATCATTTACATGATGTTTTAGGCTAGTAACCCACTCGTGCTATGAGTTTTCTTTGCGATAGGCATAATCAGATAGCCAGTCAGAAATGGAAGATGTACATGTGAAAGAATATTGCATTGTAACATTACATAAATATGCTTAGAGATGCCTACATGAATATACAGTTAGCAACTTGGGGTCTTTTGAATCCACTGTCAGTACATTCACAAAGTTTTATTTGGCTACCAAAAGAGGagcaggaatattttattttatgcagtcATTACAAAATTTTCATACTGATTTCCTACTGTGAAGGATCACTTAGTCATAGAAGAGAAATGTCCCACATACCTGTGATTCAGTActtctttcttttgaagttttCACAAATGTTAAGTTCTCAGGATCAAATTTATATCTGAATGTGTGACAAACTCGTCTGATAATTGGAAACAAGTTTGCCCTTTTAGTTTTTcgtagatttatttaaaaaaaatttttttcaagcaTTGCTTGAAAAATAGCTTTCTTAAAGCAAATTCCTCCAACTGGAGCTCAAAATGATAATTTAtgctttattataattattcttttaggCATTGGCACTACCTTAAACTGGTTAGTGTGTTGGTCATCCATTTTGAAGGCTGGTATCTTTCAACCTTTAAGCCATGGAATGGCATTTTGTTTAAGGAACCAgctatgaaattaatatttataatgaaatttccAATATCTTCAGTTCTTCTTAGCTTCTACCAAAGCTGTTGAGTTAACGTTGTACAGTATGATAATTTTCTAATTCACAATCTCCCATAACTAAACACATTTCCCCAACAGTGTCAATACTGAGACCTTCTTGTTGCCTCTCCAAACacattgattttattattgcCAATTACTCAGCATGTCTTGTCTCCATTCTGTTTCTTGCAATAAAGTGAAATTATTAGTGGTGATGACCCTTTGCTCTCATTAAGTGATCACTATGCAtctaggtagatagatagaccgTAATATGAAATGTTTGAGTATACTCGGTGAAAAGAATTATGCACTTGAAGTTTTAACTTGCAAGTAGAAAAATCTTCAGCtctgtaataaaactttatcattcTTCATTGTGAATATTCTAGTTACCTGggaaactaatttttcttttctcactttcAGGAACTACTGTTCCATTTCGAAAGAAATTTGGCCAGAAAGAGTAGTTTTGAATGCTGCTGTTGTAATATTCTCCAGGATACCCAGTACTTAAATGTACAGCAAAAACTGCACATATAGCTGCCAGTAAAGTAAAGCACAATACGTTTCTGTGATTACTAGAAAAGTACAGCATTGCATCGTAGGGATGGCTGGACCAAGATCAAGTCCTACTAACCAAACCTCAACCACCAGTCGTCTGGCAAAGGGTGATTTGCCATCATTTCAGCAGGTAAGCTTTCGGGTGTATGTAATTAAGGTGTTTCAAATTTTGTAATTCCATTTAAGAGTCGTTGATGGAAGGTAAGTTTTCTGTCACAGGAGCTGACTGGCAGTCCTGACAAAGTACTAATGTAGGAAGTATGTGACAGCATATACTATACATTCCAAGAAAGGATCTTGGAAAATTACAGTTTGAAACTTCATCATGAGGAAATTTTAACTAGAAGGAAAATACAGAATGGGTTGGTTAATGTGCTATAAATAGTCGTAGTGTGTAagtgttctgtatttttattttagaatacaaATCCAAGATTAATCAGTTTAGTGGAAAAGGAGTGCTTCCATATAGAATAGAATACTGAAAACATGTAGAGTTAGGGATGTTCCTAAGCACTATTTTatcaaaaactaaaactaacatGGCCATTATGTACACATCAGTGCAGGAAAATTATTGCATAGTGGTGTTTAGAAGgctatattatattaaatattgtttttttattctagattCATGGGGTTATTCGTGCATGGTAAAAGAGGTGATCTTAAAAACGGTATAAATGGTTAAGTTTCAAAAGCAAGTATTGCAGCTTGGGTTACTGTAAATTCATGTTTCAGAACTATTATGGTTTAACACACCAAGTTGCTAGATTGGCTGTCTTGTAAAGTACtgtttagtaattatattttccagACTCCAACACCAAGGCCGGGCAAGCGAAGGCATGTGGCCACAGTTTCACCAGTTACAGCAAGGGGTGAAAATAGGTCACCAAGGGCTAAACAGAGGCCATTTATGGTTCACAGGCAAAGCCCACCCACCATCTCAGCTGCCCCTGTTACAGCTGCAAATATCACTGCAGCTACCCCAGTGCCCTCTGCTGAAGGTGTGTCAGGTAGCACAGACGAAGCCAGGAGTGGCTCTGTGAGTCCCTCACAGCTTGCAGTTCCCCGTGTGTCTGCTGAACCACCCTGCCCATCCGCTTTGCCCCTGCCACCTGCGCACTGGATGGCTCCAGATGAGAAGTGCACATCCCAGAGGCGTCATTGTCGTGCTGTCACAGAGTCCCTTTTGAACCACTTAACAACAAGTGGCATTTTGGTTACAGCCTAGTGTGGTGCTTGCATAAAGGGCAGCCAGTAAGGGCAGGGTGGCGGGGCCACTGTAAAGCAAAGGGGTGCGTGGGGCCGCAGCTTGAGCTGTAAACCACCCCCTTTGCCTAGGCCACTTCACTTCTGCACCGCTGTCCAGTTCAGTTTCCCTAGAGAAACTGATCTTGTACTTTAGGGTGAAGTCAGATGATCGATAAAGTGTTTAACTGACAAAAGTGTGAGATAGACCGGTTGACGTATGTTCTTGTTCTGTGATACTGGTAGTGCTTACTGGCTTTTACTGTCTGCGTCATGCAAAAGTGAATATTCACTTTCAATTGCGTGATGATGTGTCCTAGCCAGCAATAACTGGGGTCACCATGAGCAAGCAACCCATGTCCTGTATTTTAGTAGAATCACATGCTGCATTGTGGACCTGTTAAATTAAATTTCCTctaaatttagttttcattttagggTTCAGAgaatttaaatttctgttaattttcgtatttgtaagtttttaaaagtttgtaaagaaattaattagtctgtaaaggaaaatttgtttctttttatttgggaCAAATTTTGAAAGGATCAAGGTTTTTAAGTTAAAGAACTTAATGTCTAGCATTTCCACAAAATTACAAACAATCATGCTGTTccatatactttatgtatatactgtatacacattgcATAGTTTTTCGGTGCTTACCATTTggaagtcaattttttttatttattttttttatttctagaagttCAATGTTCAGAAGCATAAGCAGAATTTGCCTGTAAATGAAGGTGTTGATTGTTTGTAGTTTGTCAGCAGTGCTCATTTAGTGTCCTATTGTCTGTCTCAGACAAAATAGTATTTAGaagctaatattttattttaattattttgtggaCATATGCCGCCATTCTCAAggattattaatttgttttaagtCATTCATATAGTTTTTGTAGTTGTTGATCAACTTCATTTATGTTGGTATTGTAGTATCAAATTGGAGCAGTTAAAAAACCCAGAACGGCAATATGGTTGGATAATAAAATGATGTTAGACCTGCCAGTCCACAAGGTAATTAGTTGTTGTGAGTGGCGAGGGTTAGTGTTTCCCACAAATGTAAGGGGTGTTGGCCGTGGGTTTCCTCCGTGATATACAGCGTACCACAGTACTCTAGTCTTGAGGCTCTACTTGCCACACTCCCAAACTACAGAATTTGTATAGACTATTTTTATTATGATGCCAGTTTTTTATCTTAAGTTCTCCTTTAACTGGTTGCCCCGATTTTATGTACATTGATAAACTGTTTTAATTGATCCAAAGGTATTGGTTTGGACCAAATTGCAAGTTGCCATTTTAGAATTATAGCACATCATTTGCTACATGTGCTACTGAAAGGCTGTACTTGCTTGCAAAGTTGTTGTGTAGATGAGGATGTTTTTGTCTTGGAAATTTAGCTGTGTGCTGTAAAAGCTTGAGTGACAGACTAGTGTTAAGGATTTGTGATCTCAGTTGAGTAATTATCGAATGTATTGGTAGATATTTGCTGGATTCACATTCCAGTGTTCCAAGGGAGCAACCCCCACAGTACAAATCCTTTGGGGTTGCGTCTCTGCACTTTACCTGCTTCAAGTGTTAATGACAAGTGCACAAAGCTCAGGAGTTTAAGTCCGATGTGAAGGGA from Macrobrachium rosenbergii isolate ZJJX-2024 chromosome 54, ASM4041242v1, whole genome shotgun sequence encodes the following:
- the LOC136835020 gene encoding mucin-7-like, producing the protein MAGPRSSPTNQTSTTSRLAKGDLPSFQQTPTPRPGKRRHVATVSPVTARGENRSPRAKQRPFMVHRQSPPTISAAPVTAANITAATPVPSAEGVSGSTDEARSGSVSPSQLAVPRVSAEPPCPSALPLPPAHWMAPDEKCTSQRRHCRAVTESLLNHLTTSGILVTA